Proteins from a single region of Argiope bruennichi chromosome 6, qqArgBrue1.1, whole genome shotgun sequence:
- the LOC129971961 gene encoding zinc finger protein 85-like, which translates to MKELRCLNCNEPFVAEQGHRCLNSPWMLENGDENKILEDIAVELDLDKHEFISLAGEQLPELSSVCNEIFQNIFNSSTDANLLKEETAGTDQQTSLFSGDSVMYNKCSVGDTHAVPGPSRLPFNDGKNRLCQEKFQKKPYHLLPKNVKRDTRETCGKVFKERQNFKRHTEIRKRLRSANENTILQDIDDELDPDENEFITLGSGQLPELSTVCTEIFKSISDPCTHSSLSKEVTFGTDQHNSLRPVAFSEKSETYDIRSVSDVHAVPGPSRLPFNESKRSLFQEEFQPKPCQALNTNVKGWTYEVCQKVFEKIPSFRRHMQTHLLEKKHRCDVVENLFF; encoded by the coding sequence ATGAAGGAGCTGAGGTGTTTGAACTGCAATGAGCCGTTTGTCGCTGAACAAGGACATCGCTGCTTAAATAGCCCTTGGATGCTAGAAAATggggatgaaaataaaatattagaggaTATTGCGGTTGAACTTGACCTTGATAAACATGAGTTTATCTCTTTGGCAGGTGAGCAATTACCAGAATTATCATCAGTCTGCAATGAAATATTCcagaatattttcaattctagCACTGATGCCAATTTATTGAAAGAAGAGACTGCCGGGACTGATCAACAGACTTCTCTCTTCTCGGGAGACTCTGTGATGTACAACAAATGCTCTGTAGGCGATACTCATGCAGTTCCAGGTCCTTCCCGATTGCCTTTCAATGATGGCAAAAATCGCTTGTGtcaggaaaaatttcaaaagaaaccaTACCATTTATTGCCGAAGAATGTCAAACGGGATACACGCGAAACCTGTGGAAAAGTATTCAAAGAGaggcaaaattttaaaaggcataCTGAAATCAGAAAGAGGCTGAGAAGTGCGAATGAAAACACAATATTACAGGATATTGATGATGAACTAGATCCTGATGAAAATGAGTTTATTACTCTGGGTAGCGGGCAATTACCTGAATTATCAACAGTCTGCactgaaatattcaaaagtatttccgATCCTTGCACTCATTCCAGTTTATCGAAAGAAGTGACTTTCGGGACTGATCAACATAACAGTTTACGCCCTGTGGCATTTTCGGAAAAATCTGAGACTTACGACATACGATCCGTAAGTGACGTCCATGCAGTTCCTGGTCCTTCCCGATTGCCCTTCAATGAAAGCAAAAGAAGTTTGTTTCAAGAAGAATTTCAACCCAAACCATGCCAAGCATTGAATACTAATGTAAAAGGGTGGACTTACGAAGTTTGTCAAAAAGTATTCGAAAAAATCCCAAGTTTTAGAAGACATATGCAAACTCATCTATTGGAAAAAAAACACAGGTGTGACGTTGTGGAAAATCTTTTCTTCTAA
- the LOC129971962 gene encoding gastrula zinc finger protein XlCGF8.2DB-like, producing the protein MKELKCLNCNQPFDRQQGHRCLNSRWMLVTEDRNKISEDIVDGLIENEFISLARKQLPDLSSVCSEIFNKISDPKADSSLSKDVTSENHQQIGSSPVSFPEKSEAYATRSVSDVDAVPGPSHLPFNESKGSVSQEVFQPKPYHAEPAHVKRWTCNICRKVYKKVYHLKRHMQIHVGEKRHRCDVCGKSFLRKYGLKSHIEIHTGEKPFSCFVCRKQFRKKYYLKSHIQIHVGEKRHRCDVCGKSFLRKYGLKSHIEIHTGEKPFSCFVCRKQFRKKYYLKSHMLIHGGEKPHQCDFCGKSFTHQYSLKMHVMHHTGEKPFTCVICRKGFRQKSDLNKHMNIHAGIKFSCKICGKSYTQRSSLKNHEDKHIEDKH; encoded by the coding sequence ATGAAGGAGCTCAAGTGTTTGAACTGCAATCAGCCTTTTGACCGTCAACAAGGACATCGCTGCTTAAATAGCCGTTGGATGCTAGTAACTGAGGATAGAAACAAAATATCGGAGGATATTGTTGATGGACTAATTGAAAATGAGTTTATCTCATTGGCTCGCAAGCAATTACCTGACTTATCATCCGTCTGTAgtgaaatattcaacaaaatttccgATCCTAAAGCCGATTCCAGTCTATCGAAAGATGTGACTTCTGAAAATCATCAACAAATCGGTTCAAGTCCTGTTTCATTTCCAGAAAAATCTGAGGCTTACGCCACACGCTCCGTGAGTGATGTCGATGCAGTTCCTGGTCCTTCCCATTTGCCCTTCAATGAAAGCAAAGGAAGTGTGTCTCAAGAAGTATTTCAACCTAAACCATACCATGCAGAGCCTGCTCATGTGAAACGGTGGACATGCAACATTTGCcgaaaagtatacaaaaaagtatatcaCTTAAAACGCCATATGCAAATCCATGTGGGAGAGAAAAGACACAGATGTGACGTTTGTGGTAAATCGTTTCTGAGAAAGTATGGATTAAAGTCGCACATAGAGATTCATACAGGTGAGAAACCATTCTCTTGTTTTGTTTGCAGGaagcaattcagaaaaaaatattatctaaaatcgCATATCCAAATCCATGTGGGAGAGAAAAGACACAGATGTGACGTTTGTGGTAAATCGTTTCTGAGAAAGTATGGATTAAAGTCGCACATAGAGATTCATACAGGTGAGAAACCATTCTCTTGTTTTGTTTGCAGGaagcaattcagaaaaaaatattatctaaaatctcATATGCTTATCCATGGAGGAGAAAAACCTCACCAATGTGACTTTTGTGGCAAATCATTCACACACCAGTATTCTTTGAAGATGCATGTTATGCATCATACAGGTGAGAAACCGTTCACTTGCGTTATTTGCAGGAAAGGATTTAGACAAAAATCTGATTTGAATAAACATATGAATATCCACGCTGGAATCAAATTTTCGTGTAAAATCTGCGGAAAATCATATACTCAAAGGAGTTCTTTAAAGAATCATGAGGACAAGCACATAGAAGACAAacattaa